A single window of Leptospira koniambonensis DNA harbors:
- a CDS encoding Hsp20/alpha crystallin family protein has product MNDIMKSADHFLNLSKFSRTFTLPENAIKDKISAKYENGILKLSIPKKEIENPKRAVKIGVN; this is encoded by the coding sequence ATGAATGATATTATGAAATCAGCAGATCATTTTTTGAATCTTTCCAAATTTAGCAGGACATTCACTCTTCCGGAAAACGCAATTAAGGATAAAATTTCCGCAAAATATGAGAATGGAATATTAAAACTTAGCATTCCTAAAAAGGAAATTGAAAACCCTAAAAGGGCCGTAAAGATCGGAGTCAATTAA
- a CDS encoding HdeD family acid-resistance protein has protein sequence MTSITIQKSKHWWLQILVGSIWIATGIITILFPEQSFLVLALAFSFILATTGVSHIIFSLYNKKYTEIFIWNLVVGILDIVIGSLLFIHPEITAVTLPFVFGFLLIFRSVSLISFSIEIRRLKNSHWIYVIFLGISTLLFAIFVLFFPLIGIFTIVFWTGLGFLASGLGNLYLGWKEFKIERSKS, from the coding sequence ATGACAAGTATAACAATACAAAAATCCAAACATTGGTGGCTCCAAATACTAGTCGGAAGTATTTGGATCGCAACCGGTATCATAACCATACTATTTCCGGAACAAAGCTTTTTAGTATTAGCTCTCGCTTTTTCCTTCATCTTAGCCACAACGGGAGTAAGCCATATAATATTCTCCCTATACAATAAAAAATATACCGAGATATTCATATGGAATTTAGTTGTAGGAATCCTAGATATTGTGATCGGTTCTCTATTATTCATCCATCCGGAAATCACGGCAGTCACACTTCCTTTCGTATTCGGATTTTTACTGATATTTAGATCAGTTTCCTTGATATCTTTTTCTATCGAAATACGCAGACTAAAAAACTCTCATTGGATATATGTTATTTTCTTAGGGATCTCCACCTTACTTTTCGCGATATTTGTATTATTCTTTCCCTTGATCGGGATATTTACGATCGTTTTTTGGACCGGTTTAGGATTCTTAGCATCCGGTCTGGGAAATTTATATCTAGGATGGAAAGAATTCAAGATAGAAAGATCTAAATCATAA
- a CDS encoding DoxX family protein has protein sequence MIEKFFATDSNLLFTVARLVLGIVMIPHGAQKLLGWFGGYGWSSTLGFFSSQGIPAIIGVLVILAESFGALGLILGFCTKLSAFGIGITMFGAAIFQSQNGFFMNWFGNQGGEGYEYHVLAMGLAFILAFSGGGAYSLDGILSEKLK, from the coding sequence ATGATAGAAAAGTTTTTTGCAACCGACTCGAATTTACTTTTTACAGTAGCTAGATTGGTTTTGGGAATAGTGATGATACCTCATGGTGCTCAGAAATTATTGGGTTGGTTTGGAGGTTATGGTTGGAGTTCCACTCTTGGTTTCTTTTCTTCTCAGGGAATTCCTGCAATCATAGGTGTTCTTGTGATCTTGGCAGAATCTTTCGGAGCCTTAGGTTTAATTTTAGGATTCTGCACTAAATTATCCGCTTTCGGAATTGGTATTACAATGTTTGGTGCTGCGATCTTCCAAAGTCAAAACGGATTTTTTATGAACTGGTTTGGGAACCAAGGTGGAGAAGGTTACGAATACCATGTTTTAGCCATGGGACTTGCGTTTATCCTGGCATTTTCTGGAGGAGGAGCTTATTCCTTGGATGGTATTTTGTCTGAAAAATTGAAATAG
- a CDS encoding AraC family transcriptional regulator — MSKSAEKVPLIHLSEISENVRDKIFYVGRLEDLPPSFSEYDSSHRHSYFAVFFFSAGKGTHKIDFQNFEIEKNSIFFLKPGQVHSWKFDKKPKGFALKINTEFFIEQNEKNSELRNYPFFGYEPGLSKIILKNRTQLKSDFTRLVAEFEEDSESKVLFLLSQLILLQIKKEYDTSSELFIKKNRPVSEFQSLLEKYFLKERGTSFYSRKLGLAPNTLNRLCQNILGKSAKSVIHDRVLLECKRLLIHSDLNITQICFELGFLDNAYFSRYFKKLAGLSPEQFRESGRKTQ; from the coding sequence ATGTCTAAGTCGGCTGAGAAAGTCCCTTTGATCCATTTGTCCGAAATTTCGGAGAATGTTAGGGATAAGATATTCTATGTTGGTAGGTTGGAAGACCTGCCTCCTAGTTTTTCAGAGTATGATAGTTCTCATAGACATTCTTATTTTGCAGTTTTCTTTTTTTCTGCGGGTAAGGGAACTCATAAGATCGATTTCCAGAATTTCGAAATAGAAAAGAATTCAATCTTCTTCTTAAAACCTGGACAGGTTCATTCTTGGAAATTCGATAAAAAGCCAAAAGGATTCGCTTTAAAGATCAATACCGAATTCTTTATAGAGCAGAATGAAAAAAATTCCGAGCTCAGAAATTATCCATTTTTCGGATATGAGCCTGGGCTTTCTAAGATCATATTAAAAAATCGTACTCAATTAAAGTCAGATTTTACTAGATTAGTGGCCGAATTTGAAGAAGATTCTGAATCTAAAGTTCTATTTCTACTTAGTCAATTGATCCTATTGCAGATCAAAAAGGAATACGATACTTCTTCCGAATTATTCATAAAGAAGAATCGGCCTGTTTCCGAATTCCAAAGTTTATTAGAAAAATATTTTTTGAAAGAAAGAGGAACTTCTTTTTATTCCAGAAAACTGGGCCTTGCTCCGAATACATTAAATCGTCTTTGCCAAAATATTTTAGGAAAATCAGCCAAGTCTGTCATCCATGATAGAGTTCTATTGGAATGTAAAAGATTATTAATACATTCTGATCTGAATATCACTCAAATTTGTTTTGAATTAGGATTTTTGGATAATGCATATTTCAGCAGATATTTTAAAAAACTAGCGGGTCTCAGTCCTGAACAATTCAGAGAGTCTGGACGAAAAACACAATAA
- a CDS encoding NAD-dependent epimerase/dehydratase family protein — MKLRVIITGSTGMVGEGVLLECLENPNIEKILLLNRKPYGISNPKVEEVLHSDFSDISAIKDKLKGYNVCFFCSGVSSIGLTEEEFFKFTHTITLHVASTLASLNPNMIFSYISGAGTDSTEKGKTMWARVKGKTENDLLKLPFEKVYNFRPGYMHPTPGAKNTLSAYKYIGWSFPILRMIFPKRVSTLKQLALAMIRASENGYSKNTVEVEDILELSKS, encoded by the coding sequence ATGAAATTAAGAGTAATCATCACAGGTTCCACAGGAATGGTAGGAGAAGGCGTTCTGCTGGAATGTTTAGAAAATCCGAATATAGAAAAGATCCTTCTTTTGAACAGAAAACCTTATGGTATTTCTAATCCGAAGGTAGAGGAGGTCTTACATTCTGATTTTTCGGATATTTCGGCGATCAAAGACAAATTGAAAGGATATAATGTATGCTTTTTCTGTTCTGGAGTTTCTTCCATAGGATTAACTGAAGAAGAATTTTTTAAATTCACTCATACAATAACATTGCATGTTGCAAGCACGCTAGCTTCTTTAAATCCTAATATGATTTTTTCTTATATTTCGGGTGCCGGAACAGATAGCACTGAAAAAGGAAAAACAATGTGGGCGAGGGTAAAAGGAAAAACTGAAAATGATCTATTAAAACTTCCTTTTGAGAAGGTATATAATTTCCGTCCAGGTTATATGCATCCAACTCCTGGAGCAAAAAATACTTTGTCTGCTTATAAATATATTGGATGGAGTTTTCCGATCTTAAGAATGATTTTCCCAAAACGTGTTTCTACTTTGAAACAACTTGCACTTGCGATGATCCGTGCGAGCGAAAATGGTTATAGTAAGAATACTGTGGAAGTAGAAGATATTCTGGAGCTATCCAAATCCTGA
- a CDS encoding MBL fold metallo-hydrolase produces the protein MKKAHSSRKWLIPVLVLVLGASFFYTCQALGKKPEGERLIRMQNSPQWKDGQFVNPQPLINDFWMALGSMFRQSEDVSPKDPVPVVYVEKTRFSKLPESGLRVTWFGHSSTLIELDGVRILTDPVWSDRTSPSSWLGPKRWYPPLISLEDLPEIDLVLISHDHYDHMDLGTISKLKDRNILFVVPLGLGANLSYWGVPAEKIIEMDWWETKKIKNLEIVSTPARHASGRYLLDNDKKLWSSYALLGPKHRVYFSGDTGLFPKMKEIGEKYGPFDLTMIETGQYNQAWPDWHIGPEQAVIAHTQLKGKVLLPIHWGLFALASHGWTEPIERVLEKSKELGVNVITPKPGESVEPGLQKDYIVWWPKLPYNSAKEDPILSSQLEENTASAR, from the coding sequence ATGAAGAAGGCACACAGTTCGCGAAAATGGCTTATCCCGGTCCTGGTTTTAGTTTTGGGAGCGTCATTTTTTTATACCTGCCAAGCTCTGGGTAAAAAGCCAGAAGGAGAAAGACTTATCAGAATGCAGAACTCTCCTCAGTGGAAGGATGGGCAATTCGTAAATCCTCAACCTTTGATCAATGATTTCTGGATGGCATTAGGTAGTATGTTCCGACAAAGCGAGGATGTAAGTCCTAAGGATCCTGTTCCAGTGGTTTACGTGGAAAAAACAAGATTTTCTAAATTACCTGAGTCTGGTTTGAGAGTTACTTGGTTTGGGCATTCTTCTACTTTGATAGAATTAGATGGAGTTCGGATCTTAACTGATCCTGTTTGGTCTGATAGAACTTCTCCTTCTTCTTGGCTTGGTCCTAAAAGATGGTACCCACCTTTGATTTCTTTGGAAGATCTTCCTGAAATTGATCTAGTATTAATTTCTCATGATCATTATGATCATATGGATTTAGGGACCATTTCAAAACTAAAAGATAGAAACATATTATTTGTAGTTCCTCTTGGACTTGGAGCAAATCTTTCTTATTGGGGAGTTCCTGCTGAAAAAATCATAGAGATGGATTGGTGGGAAACTAAAAAGATTAAAAATTTAGAAATAGTTAGCACTCCTGCAAGACACGCATCCGGTAGATATCTTTTGGATAATGATAAAAAACTTTGGTCCAGTTATGCACTACTTGGACCTAAACATAGAGTTTATTTTTCAGGAGATACAGGTTTGTTCCCCAAGATGAAAGAAATCGGAGAAAAATATGGGCCTTTTGATCTTACTATGATCGAAACAGGGCAGTATAATCAAGCTTGGCCTGACTGGCATATTGGGCCGGAACAAGCAGTGATTGCTCATACACAACTGAAAGGTAAAGTTCTTCTTCCTATTCATTGGGGATTATTTGCCCTTGCTTCTCATGGATGGACAGAACCAATCGAAAGAGTTTTAGAAAAATCTAAAGAACTTGGGGTCAATGTGATCACTCCTAAGCCGGGAGAAAGTGTGGAACCTGGTTTACAAAAAGATTATATTGTTTGGTGGCCTAAACTTCCTTATAATTCCGCCAAAGAAGATCCAATTTTGTCCAGCCAACTGGAAGAAAATACTGCGAGTGCGAGGTAA
- a CDS encoding TetR/AcrR family transcriptional regulator: protein MTRKANLVDEERKKEILDAALYCFLQFGYSKTSMDDIAKQANLSRPLLYLKFKNKEDLYEGIFDYTLEGSYEEAEKVLSQNISSKQKLLRVCELVLIEPWAKIEGKPRTSEFYETCSKLSPKSTQRYERQIIKFTEQILGDKETAKVFFLALEGLSADLPKTKVLRKRVELLTERFTR from the coding sequence ATGACCCGAAAGGCAAACCTTGTAGACGAGGAAAGAAAAAAGGAAATTTTAGACGCTGCCTTATATTGTTTTCTTCAATTTGGGTATTCCAAAACTTCCATGGATGATATCGCAAAGCAGGCGAATTTATCCCGTCCTCTTCTATATTTGAAATTTAAGAATAAAGAGGATCTATACGAGGGGATTTTTGATTATACCTTGGAAGGAAGTTACGAAGAAGCGGAGAAGGTTTTAAGCCAAAATATTTCTTCTAAACAAAAACTTCTGCGCGTCTGCGAATTGGTATTGATTGAGCCTTGGGCTAAGATAGAAGGAAAACCTAGGACCTCTGAGTTTTATGAAACCTGTTCTAAATTATCCCCTAAGAGCACTCAAAGATACGAACGCCAAATCATCAAATTCACAGAACAGATATTAGGAGATAAAGAAACTGCAAAAGTCTTTTTCCTGGCTTTAGAAGGACTTTCTGCTGACCTTCCCAAAACGAAAGTTTTACGCAAAAGAGTAGAATTACTCACCGAAAGATTCACACGTTAA
- a CDS encoding SpoIIE family protein phosphatase, whose translation MTKLKFPIPSNLHRFVSQKLLIFCLVFFLGNCERSSWIAEDSILSLNGEWEFISDNNTNPDFKKGTKITVPFDFSSDDIYQNYDGCISIRHALPEKVRAWMNQQTSVAIDSGHSSDFAEFYLNETSKLGLIGKTGRRDPYLSGQDGRIVSVLPAAVFRPGGENYIYAKICTIPGKPFHWSGPKVSLGLSESIFKKFGLELSVAFLLAAVYISVGLYHLLLAIRRPSDIFNLYFGFFAIFFSIFHLTNNSTAEILFGSHRQLQSKVDQVSLMMFIGSLLLFIARFFQGKHPKFAVYSAALYGIVGLLDIFVNQYIRDLLLTIIAGLTVVFVLPYISFITGRSAWKGNSDARLLLGGVALIALGGIHDYAVTNRLINSALIMPFTFLAFILGIAFILANRFVRVHNEVEELNASLEEKVRQRTNDLQKSLSEIRELKHQQDGDYFLTSQLMQPLAGNYGHSDIVRAEILCRQKKRFQFRNWQGELGGDLCAVYSLKLKGRPVLVFFNGDAMGKSMQGAGGALIMGTIFKTIVTRTQNTEEMQDLFPEHWLKRCYHELKSVFISFDGRMLISMVVGIVDEESGLMYFVNAEHPQVVMYRDGRADFLSENGMLRKVGVEDPEEVFVVQTLQLKPNDVILIGSDGRDDVQLGINEDGNHIINEDERAFLRDVEEAKAELLQIESLIQSRGDIIDDLSLVRISYKEEMTSVADILDDPFQNQQVPDAISEKSNRRKALRNAIEEKDYIYVGSEGQKYLEKYPDDSSVYLWVSYALARLGNYEKAIDFGEVLLMRDPTHSKNLEHLSKLHYKNGNKLRAEALLAASKFKLD comes from the coding sequence ATGACCAAACTGAAATTTCCCATTCCATCTAATTTACACAGATTTGTCTCACAAAAACTTCTTATATTCTGCCTAGTTTTTTTCCTTGGTAATTGTGAGAGATCCTCCTGGATTGCAGAAGATTCTATTCTCTCCTTAAATGGAGAATGGGAATTTATTTCTGATAATAATACAAATCCTGATTTCAAAAAAGGAACTAAGATCACAGTTCCATTCGATTTTAGTTCGGATGATATTTATCAAAATTATGATGGATGTATTTCGATACGTCATGCGCTACCGGAGAAGGTCCGTGCTTGGATGAATCAGCAGACTTCGGTTGCAATCGATTCTGGTCATAGTTCAGACTTTGCAGAATTTTATCTGAATGAAACTTCTAAATTAGGCCTGATCGGAAAAACTGGAAGAAGAGATCCTTATCTTTCCGGTCAAGATGGAAGGATCGTATCCGTCTTACCCGCTGCGGTCTTTCGTCCAGGTGGAGAAAATTATATCTACGCAAAAATCTGCACAATCCCAGGAAAACCTTTCCATTGGAGCGGACCAAAAGTTTCATTAGGACTTTCAGAATCCATTTTTAAAAAATTTGGATTAGAACTGAGTGTCGCATTTTTACTAGCTGCAGTTTATATCAGTGTAGGACTTTATCATCTTCTTTTAGCAATCAGAAGGCCAAGTGATATATTCAATTTATATTTTGGATTTTTTGCGATCTTCTTCTCTATATTCCATCTTACGAATAATTCCACTGCAGAGATACTTTTCGGTTCTCATAGACAATTACAGTCCAAGGTAGACCAAGTCTCACTGATGATGTTTATAGGAAGCCTTCTCTTGTTTATTGCAAGGTTCTTCCAAGGAAAACATCCTAAGTTTGCTGTATATTCTGCTGCACTTTATGGAATTGTAGGTCTTTTAGATATATTCGTAAATCAGTATATTCGAGATTTATTACTTACAATTATTGCAGGACTCACTGTAGTTTTTGTTCTTCCTTATATCTCATTCATTACGGGAAGATCCGCTTGGAAAGGGAATTCCGATGCAAGATTACTCTTAGGCGGAGTTGCATTGATCGCACTCGGCGGGATCCATGATTATGCTGTTACAAATAGGCTGATCAATTCCGCGCTTATCATGCCATTCACATTCTTAGCATTTATATTGGGCATAGCATTCATATTAGCAAATCGTTTCGTCCGTGTTCATAACGAGGTAGAAGAGTTAAATGCCAGTCTCGAGGAGAAGGTCCGCCAAAGAACAAATGACCTTCAAAAAAGTTTAAGTGAGATCAGAGAACTTAAACACCAACAAGATGGGGATTATTTCCTAACTTCCCAATTAATGCAGCCACTCGCCGGAAATTATGGACATAGTGATATAGTAAGAGCAGAAATACTTTGCCGCCAAAAGAAAAGATTCCAATTCAGAAATTGGCAAGGCGAATTAGGCGGAGATTTATGTGCAGTATATTCCCTAAAATTGAAAGGGAGACCTGTATTAGTTTTCTTTAATGGGGATGCAATGGGTAAATCCATGCAGGGCGCCGGTGGGGCCCTTATCATGGGAACCATTTTTAAAACCATAGTCACAAGAACCCAAAACACAGAAGAGATGCAGGACCTTTTTCCAGAACATTGGCTCAAAAGATGTTACCATGAACTAAAAAGTGTATTCATTTCCTTTGATGGAAGAATGTTAATCTCCATGGTAGTTGGGATCGTAGACGAAGAATCAGGACTAATGTATTTTGTAAATGCAGAACATCCTCAAGTAGTCATGTATAGAGATGGAAGAGCTGATTTCTTATCCGAAAATGGGATGTTAAGAAAAGTAGGAGTAGAAGATCCAGAAGAAGTGTTTGTGGTCCAAACACTCCAACTCAAACCGAATGACGTGATCTTGATCGGCTCAGACGGAAGAGACGATGTCCAACTTGGGATCAATGAAGACGGAAATCATATCATCAACGAAGACGAAAGAGCATTCTTAAGGGATGTAGAAGAGGCAAAAGCAGAACTTCTACAAATAGAATCTTTAATCCAATCCAGAGGAGATATCATAGACGACTTGAGTCTTGTAAGGATTTCTTATAAGGAAGAGATGACCTCTGTCGCTGACATTTTAGATGATCCTTTCCAAAACCAACAAGTCCCAGATGCAATCTCAGAAAAATCAAATCGCAGAAAAGCTCTCAGAAACGCAATAGAAGAGAAAGATTATATCTATGTTGGATCGGAAGGGCAAAAGTATCTGGAAAAATATCCAGATGATAGCTCAGTCTATCTTTGGGTTTCTTATGCACTTGCAAGACTTGGAAATTATGAGAAGGCAATCGATTTCGGAGAAGTTCTTCTCATGAGAGATCCGACACATTCCAAAAACCTGGAACATTTAAGTAAGTTACATTACAAAAATGGAAACAAGTTACGAGCAGAGGCTTTATTAGCGGCATCAAAGTTTAAATTGGATTAA
- a CDS encoding nitrate reductase has protein sequence MQNPEIFQTTCPYCGVGCGLKVEKSGPLEISVSGDPDHPTNRGILCSKGMNLHYSVMDRTDRLLFPMMREDRFAPLKRTSWDKALDFAAEKFKSFIKEFGPDSVGFYVSGQLLTEEYYIINKLTKGFLGTNNIDTNSRLCMSSAVTGYKMAFGEDAVPVGYEDLDLADCFLVAGANPAWCHPIVFRRIEARKRENPNIKLIVVDPRRTESCEHADIHLQIDPGTDIYLFHAIARILIEKDWIDPKFIQDHTEGFEELKTKVFEISVSKAAEICGISPELIYKTAEFISKANGFISLWAMGLNQSVVGVNKNLALINLSLLTGHIGKPGSGPFSLTGQSNAMGGREVGGLCNLLPAHRDLENPEHRKEVAKFWGVDSISETPGYSATEIFEKLASGRMKAIWIICTNPAVSLPDVRAAESGLRLAEFVVVQDISADSSVIPFADLVLPAAGWAEKKGTMTSSDRSISVLPKILEPPGEAKADSWIIQDFAKRMGFGPSFHYSDEEEIFLEHCRLTEGTKIDILGLDYEEIRKHRAIRWPYPQKGHLDNIRLFGDGKFYRKNEKARIHSVRSEDDSEKPDEDFPLVLTTGRIRDQWHTMTRTGKVKKLREHRPEPFLEIHPDDAYKYDIKDGMVVTISSKRGSVRAKALLTESIKRGVVFLPMHWGRKNGTDIFRSNNLTSSASDPFSKQPGFKISAVRIAQYKKPKEKILIVGGGTAAYAFLKQYRNLAPGDDITVMCREENPFYNRVLLPDYIGGEKEFDDLMPADPDEVKDWNLDLFPNKSVQMIYTEGKKVRDTEGTLYSYNKLVLAMGSSPVWPNKVPPEMLGVFSLRSKADADRIKGFFVPKSHALIVGGGLLGLELAAALKGVGVQVTVLVRSDRLMSQKLDSVGADILKEEILARGIELIFECEISKIEGTERVSKVQLTNGNFIEPDGIIFAIGTKPNFEIAVKGGLDCDSGVIVDSFLRSSDPDVYCIGEIAEHKTGTYGNISAVDDQAKIAAQHLFGYAFNEYTGSLHAHILKIPGLELATIRLPDVPMEIPHDKRGEFEEIIFLDRKKRFYKKCIIRNDRLVAAILIGDKSSFSRMKDWVSSGIELGDRRKHLLNDGEMMKPLQGKVVCSCNGVGEGNIREAIQDGEKTLEAIGRRTGAGTGCGSCRLEVTTILKSMLKEV, from the coding sequence ATGCAAAACCCGGAAATCTTTCAGACCACCTGTCCGTACTGCGGGGTGGGTTGTGGCCTGAAGGTAGAAAAATCTGGGCCACTGGAAATCTCCGTAAGCGGGGATCCGGATCATCCTACAAACAGAGGGATACTTTGTTCAAAGGGGATGAATTTGCATTATTCCGTCATGGATAGGACAGACAGACTTTTGTTCCCTATGATGAGGGAGGATCGTTTTGCTCCCTTAAAGAGGACAAGTTGGGACAAGGCTCTCGATTTCGCTGCGGAAAAATTTAAAAGTTTTATTAAGGAATTCGGCCCTGATTCTGTTGGTTTTTATGTATCTGGACAGCTTCTAACAGAAGAATATTATATTATAAATAAGTTAACTAAAGGTTTTTTAGGAACAAATAATATAGATACAAACTCCAGGCTCTGTATGAGTTCCGCGGTCACAGGATATAAGATGGCATTTGGAGAAGATGCAGTTCCCGTTGGTTACGAGGACTTGGATCTTGCAGATTGTTTTTTAGTAGCCGGAGCAAATCCTGCCTGGTGCCATCCAATTGTATTCAGAAGGATTGAAGCTAGAAAAAGAGAAAATCCGAACATTAAGTTGATCGTGGTCGATCCTCGTAGGACTGAATCCTGCGAACATGCAGATATTCATTTGCAGATAGATCCTGGAACTGATATTTATTTATTTCATGCAATTGCAAGAATTCTAATAGAGAAGGACTGGATAGATCCTAAATTCATACAGGACCATACAGAAGGTTTCGAAGAATTAAAGACAAAGGTTTTTGAAATTTCTGTTTCTAAAGCAGCAGAGATTTGCGGTATTTCTCCCGAACTCATTTATAAAACCGCAGAGTTTATTTCTAAGGCAAATGGTTTTATCAGTCTATGGGCCATGGGTTTGAATCAAAGTGTTGTTGGAGTAAATAAAAATTTAGCTCTCATCAATCTTTCTCTTCTTACTGGACATATTGGAAAACCCGGCTCAGGTCCATTCTCCTTAACTGGGCAATCTAATGCGATGGGAGGCAGGGAAGTCGGTGGACTTTGTAATCTTCTTCCTGCACATAGAGATCTAGAAAATCCGGAACATAGAAAGGAAGTCGCGAAGTTCTGGGGTGTAGATTCTATCTCGGAGACTCCAGGTTATAGTGCGACTGAAATTTTTGAAAAGCTTGCTTCTGGAAGAATGAAAGCTATTTGGATTATCTGCACAAATCCTGCAGTGAGTCTTCCTGATGTGAGGGCAGCGGAGTCAGGTCTACGTTTGGCAGAATTTGTTGTTGTACAAGATATTTCTGCGGACTCAAGTGTGATCCCTTTTGCAGATCTTGTTTTGCCTGCTGCAGGTTGGGCGGAGAAGAAGGGTACAATGACAAGCTCCGACCGGAGCATCTCCGTTCTTCCAAAAATTTTAGAACCTCCCGGCGAAGCAAAGGCTGATTCTTGGATCATTCAAGATTTTGCAAAACGAATGGGATTTGGTCCTTCTTTCCATTACTCCGATGAAGAAGAAATTTTTCTGGAGCATTGCAGATTAACTGAAGGTACCAAGATTGATATATTAGGTTTAGATTATGAAGAAATTCGTAAACATAGGGCTATAAGATGGCCTTATCCTCAAAAAGGACATTTGGATAATATTCGATTATTCGGTGACGGAAAATTTTATAGAAAGAATGAGAAGGCAAGGATCCATTCAGTAAGATCAGAGGATGATTCAGAAAAACCGGACGAGGATTTTCCTTTGGTGCTTACCACAGGTAGGATCAGAGACCAATGGCATACGATGACTCGTACTGGTAAGGTCAAAAAATTAAGAGAACATAGACCTGAACCTTTCTTAGAGATCCATCCAGATGATGCTTATAAATATGATATCAAAGATGGAATGGTGGTTACCATTTCGAGCAAGCGTGGATCTGTTCGTGCGAAAGCGCTTTTGACTGAATCAATCAAACGAGGCGTTGTGTTTTTACCAATGCATTGGGGAAGAAAAAATGGGACGGATATATTCAGATCTAATAATCTTACAAGTTCTGCTTCGGATCCTTTTTCTAAACAACCTGGTTTTAAAATTTCAGCAGTTCGTATCGCTCAATATAAAAAGCCCAAAGAAAAAATACTCATAGTAGGTGGTGGAACTGCAGCTTACGCATTCTTAAAACAATATAGAAATCTTGCTCCCGGCGATGATATCACTGTAATGTGTAGGGAAGAAAACCCATTTTATAATAGGGTGCTTCTTCCTGATTATATTGGAGGGGAGAAGGAATTTGATGATCTGATGCCTGCCGATCCGGATGAAGTTAAAGACTGGAATTTGGATCTATTTCCAAATAAATCAGTTCAGATGATCTATACGGAAGGTAAGAAAGTCCGTGATACAGAAGGAACATTATATTCTTATAATAAGCTTGTGCTCGCAATGGGAAGTTCTCCTGTTTGGCCTAACAAGGTCCCTCCTGAGATGCTGGGAGTGTTTAGTTTAAGAAGTAAGGCGGACGCGGATCGTATCAAAGGTTTTTTTGTTCCGAAATCTCATGCGCTGATTGTAGGTGGAGGACTCTTAGGATTAGAACTTGCCGCTGCTTTAAAAGGTGTCGGCGTTCAAGTGACTGTTCTTGTTCGATCCGATCGTTTGATGTCCCAAAAATTAGATTCGGTCGGTGCAGATATCTTAAAAGAAGAAATTCTCGCGAGAGGAATAGAATTAATATTTGAATGCGAAATTTCTAAAATAGAAGGAACGGAGAGAGTTTCTAAAGTCCAACTCACAAATGGAAATTTTATAGAACCAGATGGGATTATCTTTGCAATTGGGACCAAGCCGAACTTCGAGATAGCAGTAAAAGGTGGATTGGATTGTGATAGCGGAGTTATAGTGGATTCTTTTTTAAGATCCAGTGATCCTGATGTATATTGTATCGGAGAAATTGCGGAACATAAAACTGGAACTTATGGAAATATTTCCGCAGTGGATGACCAGGCAAAGATTGCAGCACAACATTTATTCGGATATGCATTTAATGAATACACCGGTTCTTTACACGCTCATATTTTAAAAATCCCTGGATTAGAATTAGCAACGATCCGTCTCCCTGATGTTCCTATGGAAATTCCTCATGACAAAAGAGGAGAATTTGAAGAGATCATATTCTTAGATCGTAAAAAACGTTTTTATAAAAAATGTATTATCCGAAATGACCGATTGGTAGCTGCTATATTGATTGGAGATAAATCTTCTTTTAGCAGAATGAAGGACTGGGTTTCATCTGGGATTGAACTCGGAGATCGCAGAAAACATCTGCTGAACGATGGAGAGATGATGAAACCTCTCCAGGGAAAAGTGGTTTGTTCCTGCAATGGAGTAGGCGAGGGCAATATCAGAGAAGCCATCCAGGATGGAGAAAAAACCCTGGAGGCTATTGGTAGAAGAACCGGAGCAGGAACAGGATGTGGTAGCTGCCGTTTGGAAGTAACCACAATCCTGAAAAGTATGTTAAAAGAAGTTTAA